One part of the Eptesicus fuscus isolate TK198812 chromosome 2, DD_ASM_mEF_20220401, whole genome shotgun sequence genome encodes these proteins:
- the RHOH gene encoding rho-related GTP-binding protein RhoH: protein MLSSIKCVLVGDSAVGKTSLLVRFTSETFPEAYKPTVYENTGVDVFMDGMQISLGLWDTAGNDAFKSIRPLSYQQADVVLMCYSVANHNSFLNLKNKWIGEIRSHLPCTPVLVVATQTDQREMGTHRASCIGAIDGKRLAQDVRAKGYLECSALSNRGVQQVFECAVRTAVNQARRRNRRKLFSINECKIF, encoded by the coding sequence ATGCTGAGCTCCATCAAGTGTGTGCTGGTGGGAGACTCTGCTGTGGGGAAGACCTCCCTGTTGGTGCGCTTCACCTCAGAGACCTTCCCAGAGGCCTACAAGCCCACGGTGTACGAGAACACGGGCGTGGATGTCTTCATGGATGGCATGCAGATCAGCCTGGGTCTCTGGGACACAGCCGGCAATGACGCCTTCAAAAGCATCCGTCCCCTGTCCTACCAGCAGGCCGATGTGGTACTGATGTGCTACTCTGTGGCCAACCATAACTCTTTCCTGAACCTGAAGAACAAGTGGATTGGCGAAATCAGGAGCCACTTGCCCTGTACCCCTGTGCTGGTGGTGGCCACCCAGACTGACCAGCGGGAGATGGGGACCCACAGGGCCTCCTGCATCGGTGCCATCGATGGGAAGAGACTGGCCCAGGATGTGAGAGCAAAGGGCTACCTGGAGTGCTCGGCCCTTAGCAATCGGGGGGTCCAGCAGGTGTTTGAGTGTGCCGTCCGAACTGCCGTCAACCAAGCCAGGAGACGCAACAGAAGGAAGCTCTTCTCCATTAATGAGTGCAAGATCTTCTAA